A window of the Desulfovibrio oxyclinae DSM 11498 genome harbors these coding sequences:
- a CDS encoding glycosyltransferase family 2 protein codes for MTESALYPNRLHVVIPCRNCEAYIGDCLDSLQRQTFADWTALVADDASDDGTADAVRAYMQKDARISLREGVQREWLMGNTLAALRALDPAPSDVVAILDGDDWLLPECLDRIMRAHREGYDLVYTDEEIDGGGHSIAAPLIASAPVRKQSWRFSQLRTFKGYLFSQLPDETFRDRDGNYFRAAGDLALYLPMAELAGPEKVRYIPEKLYHYRVHEQCNFKVMRDEQLRNNWDIRNRPPLERQTEYFDVTEEIRGLDKSRLPFIGPEARDRHPRPLTVNIRHIIPGEEADAWRPYHGLWIEDGVFLSGKQE; via the coding sequence ATGACTGAGAGTGCGCTTTATCCGAACCGGCTGCATGTGGTCATCCCTTGCCGCAACTGTGAAGCCTACATCGGCGACTGCCTTGATTCCCTGCAACGGCAGACCTTCGCCGACTGGACCGCGCTGGTGGCCGACGACGCCTCCGACGACGGCACCGCCGACGCCGTGCGAGCCTACATGCAAAAGGATGCAAGAATATCCCTGCGGGAGGGCGTGCAGCGCGAATGGCTCATGGGAAACACGCTGGCGGCCCTGCGCGCCCTCGATCCGGCCCCGTCGGACGTCGTGGCCATTCTGGACGGCGATGACTGGCTGCTGCCAGAATGCCTCGACAGGATCATGCGCGCACACCGGGAAGGGTACGACCTCGTATACACGGACGAGGAGATCGACGGCGGCGGGCACTCCATCGCCGCGCCGCTCATCGCATCCGCCCCCGTGCGCAAACAGTCGTGGCGATTCTCCCAGCTGCGCACCTTCAAGGGCTACCTGTTCTCGCAGCTCCCGGACGAGACCTTCCGCGACCGCGACGGAAACTACTTCCGGGCGGCGGGCGATCTGGCCCTGTACCTGCCCATGGCGGAACTGGCCGGGCCGGAAAAGGTCCGCTACATCCCGGAAAAGCTTTACCACTACCGCGTGCATGAGCAGTGCAATTTCAAGGTCATGCGCGACGAACAGCTTCGCAACAACTGGGACATCCGCAACCGCCCGCCCCTTGAGCGGCAGACTGAATATTTCGACGTGACCGAGGAAATCCGCGGGCTGGACAAAAGCCGCCTGCCGTTCATCGGCCCGGAGGCCCGCGACCGACACCCCCGGCCCCTGACCGTGAACATCCGCCACATCATCCCCGGCGAGGAAGCGGACGCGTGGCGGCCCTATCACGGCCTGTGGATCGAGGACGGGGTATTTCTTTCCGGAAAACAGGAGTAG